ATTAAAGCAAAGCGATTAGAAGAATGGGAAGGATTCACAGGCATAGCGATTATTCGACAAGGACTAAAGACAGAAGCCTTTCATTCAGAAGTACAATTAGCATTTCGGCAAATGCTCTATTTAGCACAAAAATTAGATGATTTTTCGGAGCAAAAAATAGTGTATGGTATTTCTGTTCATAATATTGAAGACGGTTTAACGCATTATTCCGTTCTTCCTGTAACCCAAAAATACACTGAAATAAAAGAGCCATTAGAGTGGGTTGAGGTTCCTGCACATACTTATTTTGTTGCTGAACACATTCCAGGAACAGATCTAAATGAAAGCTATCTACAAATTGCCAAAGCGATTCAAGAGAAAAAATATAAGCCTTACATTACAGCAAATAATCCTATTTTTGACCCACTTCCTTTCAAATTAGAAGTATATTCTAAAGAGGAAGATCAAGTGACCAATATCGAAATTAGAATCCCTGTAATCAAAGAGCTTGATTCATAAAAAGGAAACCTAGGACTTTTTGTTCTAGGTTTTTTTAATACTAGCAAGCTGTTTTTGATTGTGCTATAATAAGAACGCTATTTTGTGATTATTTTAACAAGAAGGAAGGGATTCATGTGGGATATTATAGCCCGCAGGAAGTAACAGAGATTACTATTGAGAAAGGGACCCAAAAAGCAAACTCTAGCACATTAACGCTTGTTTTACTTGGATTTTTGGGTGGTGCTTTCATCTCACTCGGTTACTTATTATACATACGTGCAGTTGGAACGATGCCTCGCGAATGGGGAAGTTTTGCGACACTAATTGGAGCAAGTCTTTTTCCAGTTGGTCTAGTTTGTATTTTATTAGGTGGAGGAGAGCTTATTACTGGCAATATGATGGCGGTAGCAATTGCTTGGTATGACAAGAAGATATCTTTTCAACAATTACTTAGAAACTGGGCGATTGTGTCAGCAATGAACCTAGTCGGCGCCTTTTTTGTAGCTTATTTCTTTGGACACTTTGTCGGTCTTACAGAGGGGGACTTTTTACCAAAAACATTAGCAACAGCAGGGGCCAAAATTAATGATCCATTTTGGGTAGCTTTTGTATCTGGAATTGGTTGCAACTGGTTTGTTGGAATTGCCGTCTGGTTATGTTATGCAGCCAAAGACTTCGCTGGAAAAATTCTCGGGATTTGGTTCCCGGTTATGGCTTTTGTAGCTATCGGATTCCAGCACGTTGTCGCCAACATGTTTATCATCCCAGCAGCCATTTTTGCCGGATATTTTTCCTGGGCAGACTTTATCTGGAATGTCATCCCGGTTTATTTAGGGAATGTAGTTGGTGGAGCAGTGTTTGTCAGCTTGTTTTATTTCCTCGCATATAAGAAAAATGCACCCAAAAAAATCAAAGAAGAAGTACACCGACCATTGGAAGAAAATTAAAGAGTATAGGCTATCTGTATTTTATGCAGATAGCCTTTTTTTGAAAAAAGTTATGAACCGTTT
The nucleotide sequence above comes from Listeria ivanovii subsp. londoniensis. Encoded proteins:
- a CDS encoding effector binding domain-containing protein, with translation MAIKAKRLEEWEGFTGIAIIRQGLKTEAFHSEVQLAFRQMLYLAQKLDDFSEQKIVYGISVHNIEDGLTHYSVLPVTQKYTEIKEPLEWVEVPAHTYFVAEHIPGTDLNESYLQIAKAIQEKKYKPYITANNPIFDPLPFKLEVYSKEEDQVTNIEIRIPVIKELDS
- a CDS encoding formate/nitrite transporter family protein, which translates into the protein MGYYSPQEVTEITIEKGTQKANSSTLTLVLLGFLGGAFISLGYLLYIRAVGTMPREWGSFATLIGASLFPVGLVCILLGGGELITGNMMAVAIAWYDKKISFQQLLRNWAIVSAMNLVGAFFVAYFFGHFVGLTEGDFLPKTLATAGAKINDPFWVAFVSGIGCNWFVGIAVWLCYAAKDFAGKILGIWFPVMAFVAIGFQHVVANMFIIPAAIFAGYFSWADFIWNVIPVYLGNVVGGAVFVSLFYFLAYKKNAPKKIKEEVHRPLEEN